A genomic region of Ornithorhynchus anatinus isolate Pmale09 chromosome 7, mOrnAna1.pri.v4, whole genome shotgun sequence contains the following coding sequences:
- the PTPN7 gene encoding tyrosine-protein phosphatase non-receptor type 7 produces MVQGQSMATAQPPAPGPAVKKHVRLQERRGSNVALMLDVSSLGTVEPFCSVSTPREVTLHFLRTAGRPLSRWTLQHQPPGPKQLEEEFSKIPPNFVNPQELDIPGHASKDRYKTILPNPQSRVCLRQAQSQEAGDYINANYIRGYDGQEKVYIATQGPMPNTVSDFWEMVWQEKAPIIVMLTQLHEGKEKCVLYWPTEEETYGPFCIRVQEKTEGPEYSIRQLSIQCQGECRSVTHILFETWPDHQTPESAGPLLHLVAEVESKVGADKVGPIVVHCSAGIGRTGCFIATQIGCQQLKARGEVDVLGIVCRLRLDRGGMIQTSEQYQFLHQTLALYAAQLPEEKSP; encoded by the exons ACGGGGCTCCAACGTGGCACTGATGCTGGATGTGAGCTCCCTGGGGACGGTAGAACCCTTCTGCTCCGTGTCCACACCCCGCGAGGTCACTCTGCACTTCCTTCGCACTGCCGGACGGCCCCTCAGCCGCTGGACCCTACAGCACCAGCCCCCGGGCCCCAAGCAGCTCGAGGAGGAATTTTCG AAGATCCCCCCCAATTTTGTCAACCCCCAAGAGCTGGACATCCCTGGCCATGCCTCCAAAGACCGATACAAGACCATCTTGCCAA ACCCCCAGAGCCGTGTCTGCCTGAGGCAGGCCCAGAGCCAGGAGGCCGGGGATTATATCAACGCCAACTACATTCGT GGCTATGATGGGCAGGAGAAGGTCTACATCGCCACCCAAGGCCCCATGCCCAACACGGTGTCCGACTTTTGGGAAATGGTGTGGCAGGAGAAGGCGCCCATCATTGTCATGCTCACCCAGCTCCACGAGGGCAAGGAG AAATGTGTCCTCTACTGGCCCACCGAGGAGGAGACCTATGGGCCATTCTGCATCCGGGTGCAAGAGAAGACAGAGGGCCCAGAGTATTCCATTCGACAGCTCTCCATCCAG TGCCAGGGGGAATGCCGTTCGGTGACCCACATCCTCTTCGAAACCTGGCCCGACCACCAGACTCCTGAGTCAGCCGGGCCGTTGCTGCACCTGGTGGCCGAGGTGGAGAGCAAGGTGGGAGCAGACAAGGTGGGACCCATCGTGGtgcactgcag tgcAGGGATCGGCCGGACGGGCTGCTTCATCGCCACGCAGATCGGCTGCCAGCAACTGAAGGCCCGGGGTGAGGTGGACGTCTTGGGCATCGTGTGCCGACTGCGCCTGGACAG aGGGGGCATGATCCAGACCAGTGAGCAGTACCAGTTTCTCCACCAGACGCTGGCCCTGTACGCTGCCCAGCTGCCCGAGGAGAAGAGCCCCTga